TGGAGTTTTATGCCAGTTGGTGACCGGGCTGCCGGCAGATGGAGCCCGTGATTATGGCTCTGAAGGAAAAATACGGCAGGCAGGTGGAATTTATCGTGGCAGACGTTGATGACCCACAGGGGAATACTTTGGCTGCCGAATTTCAGGTTGATGCCATCCCCAATTTCAGGTTTATAGATGCCAAAGGTAACGTGGTGCAAAGCTATACGGGAGTTACCACGCAAAAGACATTGGAAAAATACATCCAACAACTGTTACGGGATAAATAACCCTGTCAACAGTCGGTTATTTCGAGAATGCTTTTTTGTGAAAGGGGTGGCTAGGTGTTAGAAACATTTTTTAATGAAACACTCCCCAATTTAGTGCAACATGTTTCCCTGTTAACCTTTTTGGTGGTTTTTCTCGGTGGTATTTTAACCAGCCTCAGCCCTTGCATATTATCAATGGTTCCCGTGATGATGGGTTATATCGGTGGTTATTCGGAAAGATCCCGTTCCCGGGGCTTTGTTATGTCCTTTGTCTTTGTTTTAGGTCTGGCTGTTACCTTTGCCTTGCTCGGCATTTTTGCTGCCTTGCTGGGTAAGATTTTCGGCCAGATCGGCAAAGGATGGTATTATGTTATCGCTTTTGTCGCAATTGTAATGGGCCTGCAGTTACTGGAAGTCATCAATATTAAGTTTCCGACGTTAAAGAAGATGCCCATTAAGAGTAGAGGTTTGTTGCCTTCTTTCTTTATTGGCATGCTTTTCGGACTGGTGGCTTCACCCTGTGCCACACCGGTACTGGCTGTAATTATGACCTACATTGCAGCGCAGGGCAATATCGGTACTGGTGCAGCCATGTTATTTATTTACGGTTTGGGACACGGCTTGCCGTTGGTTATTGCCGGGACTTTTGCTGCTTTTCTAGCCAGCTTGCGTAAGTTTCAGCAGTGGACGGCCTATATCACTAAAGCTTCAGGCGTGATTTTGATCCTGGTTGGTTTATATTTTCTTGTGCTGGCAAGATGGTATTAAAAAATTTTTTTGGAAAATTTTTCTCCGGAAAGTCATAAAAGTATGTCCTCCTCAATATAGTGTAGTGTAGGACAAACACTACGAAAGATTGGAAGGAGGATTCAGATGTTTTCAGGCAAGTTCGGAGAAAAACTGATGGTGGGAGTGGGACTGTTATTAGCCGTTGGACTGGCTATGGGAAGTGGGTCCCTGCATAACATTTCGTGGGACAAACTTAAGGAAAGTCATTGGAAGGTGGTAACCGGCAAAACAACTATGGATTTGCAAAGAGAAGCGGCTTTCAAAAGCAAGCCCGCAAGTAGCAAGTCCGAAAATACGGATAAAACCGCTGCCGGAAACAGGAATAACGAGAGAACAGAGACAGCCACTGCCATGAGTACA
This genomic window from Thermincola ferriacetica contains:
- a CDS encoding cytochrome c biogenesis CcdA family protein, coding for MLETFFNETLPNLVQHVSLLTFLVVFLGGILTSLSPCILSMVPVMMGYIGGYSERSRSRGFVMSFVFVLGLAVTFALLGIFAALLGKIFGQIGKGWYYVIAFVAIVMGLQLLEVINIKFPTLKKMPIKSRGLLPSFFIGMLFGLVASPCATPVLAVIMTYIAAQGNIGTGAAMLFIYGLGHGLPLVIAGTFAAFLASLRKFQQWTAYITKASGVILILVGLYFLVLARWY